One part of the Microbulbifer sp. THAF38 genome encodes these proteins:
- the mtnP gene encoding S-methyl-5'-thioadenosine phosphorylase — MARALIGVIGGSGLYEMQGLTEVQEVQLETPFGPTSDPIVCGKLQGIPVAFLSRHGRGHRLIPSEVPYKANIHGLRQLGVRYLLSLSAVGSLQEKVRPLDMMIPDQFIDMTRKRDSTFFGRGAVAHVSMADPVCSAVADCLARAFESTQAGQEMQLHRGGTYLCIEGPQFSTRSESHWYRSMGASVIGMTNMPEAKLAREAQIAYATLAMATDYDCWHPREEAVTAEVAIANLQQNAVRAQQVAAEAIRLLGTEKPDSIAHTALASGLVTPVEDMSEDQLAVIKPLLEPSNPVLEEVEH, encoded by the coding sequence ATGGCTAGAGCACTGATCGGCGTAATTGGGGGCAGTGGCCTGTATGAAATGCAAGGGCTGACAGAGGTGCAGGAGGTTCAGCTGGAGACCCCGTTTGGACCTACCTCAGACCCTATTGTATGCGGCAAGCTGCAGGGCATTCCGGTTGCTTTTCTCTCCCGCCACGGGCGCGGTCATAGATTGATCCCCTCCGAAGTGCCCTACAAGGCAAATATCCATGGGCTGCGCCAGCTGGGCGTGCGCTACCTCCTCTCTCTCTCTGCGGTTGGATCTCTACAAGAAAAGGTTAGGCCGCTGGATATGATGATTCCCGACCAGTTTATCGACATGACGCGTAAACGCGACAGCACCTTTTTTGGTCGTGGCGCGGTCGCCCATGTCTCTATGGCAGACCCAGTCTGTTCCGCAGTGGCGGATTGCCTGGCGCGAGCCTTTGAATCCACCCAGGCTGGACAAGAGATGCAGTTACATCGGGGTGGCACTTATCTGTGCATTGAGGGCCCGCAGTTCTCAACGCGGTCGGAATCCCACTGGTATCGCAGTATGGGTGCATCGGTCATCGGTATGACCAATATGCCGGAAGCCAAATTGGCACGAGAAGCACAGATTGCCTATGCCACTCTGGCGATGGCCACCGATTACGACTGTTGGCATCCCCGCGAGGAAGCTGTGACGGCAGAAGTGGCTATCGCCAATTTGCAGCAAAATGCGGTGCGCGCCCAACAGGTGGCGGCAGAGGCAATTCGTTTACTGGGAACGGAGAAACCCGACTCCATCGCCCATACAGCCTTGGCCAGTGGTTTAGTCACCCCCGTGGAAGACATGTCAGAAGATCAGCTTGCTGTAATAAAACCACTGCTCGAACCGTCTAATCCAGTGCTTGAAGAAGTGGAGCACTGA